From the genome of Brachionichthys hirsutus isolate HB-005 chromosome 9, CSIRO-AGI_Bhir_v1, whole genome shotgun sequence:
GATCCCGATCCTGGGTTGTTACGGGTGGTCGGCCGCGCTGTGTCTGGCCTGTCTTTGCTCTTCTGATTACGTAATGCTGCCGCAGACACGCTGCTGAACTGTTAGCATTCGCTATCCTGGCAGCTTCTCTGGTAGACTGATCCGCCTCCAGGTGCAATCCTCAGCTGGATCATTCTCGCAGATGCCATTGTCTTTCCAGcctttcagctttttcataataGGTGGGATATTGTAACAAagtggtgggaaaaaaaaaagaaaattgtgttttcagacaCAGAATTACTCATAAATATCAGCCAAGTATGACTAAAACCTGCCCTTAATATAGATGCACAGCCAAGGACAGGAAACTATCACAACACTGCTGCCCTTCCCACACAAGATGacagaaaaatatgttttcaagTGGGGAACGCTGATCACAGAAACTCACATCTATGCATGACTTAGCAGTCATGAATGAGATTTGTCTTTACGGCACAAGGGCATCCCCCTTATGCACATATAAAACTTACCAACCCACATCAAACACAACCGTGTACAATATGCACAAATATACACAATAATAAtgcctcttctcctctctcagaGGTCTGAAGTGATCAGCCTGTGGAAAGATCCACTAAGATGACAGAGGGGAGGGACACTCACCCGCCGTGTGTGGTCTGCAGCCAGTTCAACTCGTCAGGCGAAGCGTTTTACAAAGGTTTCGCTCGTGGAGCAACGAGCAGCTAAATAGAGCCGCCTTGTTAGAGGTGCAACACTTTTTTTCATCCTTCTATTGATTCTATTTCTACCGAGCCGATCAGATGGTAAACTGGGACAAATGTTGAATACAAATACTGCAGAGATTCAGGGGACAACTTTcacattgtgtgttttgtgtgaccTACAGGCTGAATACAAATGTGAACATGAAATTAATAACGCAGAGCTCATGATCCGTGTTAGTGCTTCACGATATTTGGGTGATGTCCCGCATTTCTGTAACGTATTTCCTGttaaatactgcaaaataaTTTGTAAACGCCTGCTCCTGCTCCCATTAAAGGGCTGGACCCTATAACCATCTGTCCAACACAGAGGCCGTTTCAAACACAAGAGGACGCAGGACCGGGTTCTCTTCCCAGACGCCGGCAGTGGGTGCAATTATAGGCAGAGGAAAGCAGCTGAACGCGTCAGTCCAAAGTGTTCCGGCGCCGAGGCCAGACATCTTCCCTGCTGACATCCAATTGACTTCCTGGACGGATGGGAAGGAGGAGCTGTGGAGAGGAGGATCGAGCTGGAGCTCCACAAAAACTCTACAGGGGGTGTCATCATGAACACCAGGCTGACACGTGTTCTCATGCATTCTTTGAGTCATATTGCTGATTTTATTATAACCTTGACTTGACATTCCCTCTTTCTGAGTCTATCAAGTGGGATCACTCTTTAATCGACTCCCTGACCGTCATCCATGCAGTCAGAGACTCACTCCTGTAAGCGGCTCAGTTCAACCAGTCTGACCTGCTGGTCGTTGACGGTTCGCTCTAAAGCGTCTCAGCGATGTTTATGTTGCGTGTTTCAGCGGAACCCAAATGGATCTGTGACAGAGCTCCCTCTGTGCTTTTGGTCGCCCCAGATCGCAGTGCTTCCAGTCATTATCCATTTCTTAATGGTCCCATTTACACGTTTTAATAGGAAAACACTTGACACACGTAAGTAAACAATGTATTGCAAAACACTGAGCTGCGCTTCAAGCATCAGAGACTCGTGGTTTGGATTAAGATCCAAATCTAGGTTCTATTTTCTTACACAGGGACCGCGTACAGTTTAGTATTTACCATGTAGGAAAGATGCTAATTTGCACCCGTAGTGGTGTATAAACCCTGTTCACTCATTCCTCAGCAGTCTGCAGCCCACTCGGAGATCCATCTCAGTCAAGTCGCTGCCAGTGTCCAGACGCCAAGTTGCCCTTTTGAGTAATAAATGTGACTTGCTCTCAGAGAGAGGCTTGTAACATCCGGGTCTGATCCACGAGTCTGGTTTATACCCTGCGGTTTAAGTCGAGTGTTATCCTTTCAAGACAAGCCTTGAATGAAAGAAACCAGAGGAGGAAGCAATTCTGCAAATGCCAGGAGCATTTGAGTGTCTTGCTCCTTCTGGTCTGTTGAATTCGACACATGCCGGGCAAAAGGTCGGACATGTCGCCACAGGAAACAAATTTGGTGGACTCTGCAGAAAGACGGCCGGGTGAGGCTGATGGGATGACCCTGGAGATTAGGGTGGCAGTGGTGAAAACGGCGTCGCAGGCAGGAAGGATTCAGCACAGAGCCGGCCTGAAACGCCAGCGTATACAGAGCATCGATCTACATTTTTGTCAGTCATTTCACTTTATGGCGTTTTTTCAGATTgatgattttcattttcaaaagccCGGCCTTTGCAGTTAGAGGTGAGCCAATTTTAAGCCAAAGTTATATAAAATATTCAAGTCAATGACTCAAAACAAGCCCATTTTGGCGAGGCAGAGATGGGAGGCGGAGGCGCCACAAAATATATCCGATGAACTGTGGAAAGAGGCATGTATAGCGGCACACCAGACCACAAATTCAAATACATGGAGAgaattcaaatggaaaatactTAGCAGATATTTTAGGACTCCAGACATTGTAGCTAAAATGACACCGAATATACCAAGTCTATGCTGGAGAAACTGCGGCACAGATGTGCCTAATCATACACATATATTCTGGTCATGTTCTAAAATACAACAGTTTTGGGACGAGGTGTATACTGCCATAAACCGGATCTTTCACTTAGAAATACCCagggatgtgacggtggctgttctgggtcTTACTCCACCAGGGCTGCAAGGACGATCTGCAACCTACCTTTTATCTATACTTTTTACAGCAGccctgaaatgcatcacaatctcatggatgaagacagaaccacCGTCGCTTAAcgtttggaaagtaaaactgaaagaactttacgGAATGGAAAAGATAACTTACTCACTATGACTGCAGTTACACATTTTTATGGGGCGATGGCGACCAGCAGAGGGCTTTTTGATGTAGAGGCTAAGGATAATGGGGTCATGTATACCTGGGTGTACCAGCCACTGTGgttaagatttgtttttcattgtatAGGAAGAGTGGACCTGGGGTCTTGATGCTGTCTTGTATTCTGTataatgtggaaaataatattagtattaaatgctctgttgctgttaaaaaaacaaatacaatttaagtggaaaaaaaataaaatactaagtCGAGCAGCTCAAACATAACAAGACCGCTGCTGCCCCCTAGAGGCCAAGTCTATTAAGCACCCGGGATTCTTCATCACTGCTCACATTTGCATGAGCTCAAACACAGAGCTCAAACATAGAGCTCTAATGTTCATCTGGCAGAGCAGAGTACAAATGTGCATCCCCATAAGAAAACATTGGTGCGTCATCGTCAGAGTTCTTGGACATCGTTCATCCATCAACGCATCTGCAAGACAAACCAGTGGCAGAAACCCGGATCAAGAAAAGCCTTGACTGTTACAGGTCCTGTATCTGCAGTGTCAACTCTAAACTTCCTGTGAAGGATTTCTGATTTATGGTGCTCAGGaccagcactggacagctccacaggtagtcggctacatatggagctgtccagtgctgatcctgaaagtgccgtcttttccgcggcattgactcggggaatgttctttatcttgcccactttggttggtttttaggtttgcgcatgtccatgacaagacaaggtggtggtttttCGGCTTTTCAAatagtgatatcaaaactgaatattttattgtaatcactgtggtggctaaagagttaaataataaatagttatttgaCAGCATGTTAATGAGtagctacatttattttacagtaaatgacattacatttagttacattttttttactgtgttacggtttacatttggcctttggagggcaagcATAATgataatgtggcccttggagaaaacgAGTTTGATACCCCTGGtctaaataaagcttttttgCCCCTTCCATCTAGTAgacagcaggagcagctgccTCTGTGGGCGCCGAGTTCTCAAACCATCCTCTGAAACCTAGCCCATAATATTGAAAACAAATTCACAGTGCATTTAATAGATTTGATCCAACCTAATGATGCTATTCATTCGCAGATATGAGGCAGGCGCATCAAGAGAGGTTGAGGAGTGTGGGAACTGGGAAACACTTTGCAGCATGATCGAGACATTGAGGAGGCTTGAAGCTTCCTCATTTGGAACATTTGTGCCTCCTAAAAGCAGAAGCTGAATTTACTGCATAGTAAAGACTATTGTGGACAGCGTTCATGTGATCGATCCATCATAAAAAGATCACTAAGAATGAAATTATTAGAACTAATAATCACACAAAGTCTGAAACTTTGAATTCTTCCTTTTCACTTTAATAGAGGCCACTGCAGAAAAAACCTTATTAAGAACACAAGTCCGGCCAGAACGAAtcacaaaaacagacagaaaaggaCAGATGTTTCACAACTGTTATGAGACTTTAAAATGTCTGTATTACAGCAGCGTTACTGAGGATCAGTCTCGTTGCATTCGGTCCATTGCAGCCGGACATCAAGTGCGAAGCCAGGCCAGCAGCTCTGAGAGGCTTAGGTTTAAAGAAGCATTGATCTTTATCAGGCAGAACGTTTTAGCATCTGGATCCGAGGGCCGGTGGGAACAAAGGTATAGTGACGCTTCAGTGGACAACTGAGTGTCTGGACAAAGCACCAAAGAGGCAACCTGGGGCACCAACATGAAGGAGCAGGGAGCTGTAGGTTCATAGAGTTAGAACTGGTAAATGATCCAGATGCAAATCTGGTCATTTAAAATAGCTACACGATAAATAATCAAAGAAAGGCACTTCCAACTCACTCTAAATCCAAACACGAGAGGCTTTCCCGTTCTTGCACGAGacggcaaaaagaaaaaaaggtacaaaacGCAAAGGAAATCTTACCTTTCAGGGCAAAGCCGTGGGACTGGGTCACATTTGATTCTCTCACCAGAGTTCATTAAtctgtaaaccccccccccccccggcacttcaataaagaaatatttttatcTAATAAAGATCTTTATTTaagattttaaatatatttacaaaccatgaggaaaaagaaaaaaaggaaaatcaaagcAATTGTCAAATATCCACTTCGGGTAGCGATCGTAAACAGTTCTCTGTAGACAAACGGCCCCCGGGGTCCGCTTCGCTCGCTCGCTGACGATGTCGGTGGGTTGCAAGCGTTTGTTTCTTACTCCCCTGAGGTTTGCGTAGTTTTTAAATTAACTGCGGTGGTTCAGCCCTCAGTGACGCTGCCACCGATCAGAGTGGGCAGCTCAGACAATATTTCTATGTAAAAACGACTAGTCTGACGAAAATGAAAACCCTTTAGACTAAAAGCGTAAGCGGCCGGAGCGAGGGATCGCCCGCCGGCCCTCGAGCGACCTTTACTGAAcactggcggggggggggtctcatgcGAGGATTCCAAAAGGCCAGAATAACTAATTACTGTATGATCTGATCTTATCCATTTCATAAGTGAGTATAATGAACAATTAATCTTTGGATTCAAACAATCAGGTCGATGTTCGTAGCACTTAGCATGTAAGATATACAACATTGCAGCTTAGAACGCAATTCGGAAACAAAATATGACATCTAAACGGTAAAAGACGCTGCCCGGCcaccaattaaaaataaaaattaaaaataacgaAGACAAACCTCAGCTCATTCACAATGTCTGCTTGAAATCAAAAACCAAAAAGGGGGACATCTGTCCCTGGACACAACCCAGAGACCCTCATAGCAGATTTCTAACCACAAAGACATCATAACAGCATGCTAGCGACGGACAACCATCTGAGAGCAAATACTGCTGGAGGGCGGCGGGTGAGTCTCCTGGCAGTGAGAGGACGCCATCGGGTCGGGCCACGCCTCCATCAGGCTGCTGCCTGGAATCCTCTGACGTTAATCGAGGCAGCAGGAGGGCGGGGGGACAGGGTGGGAAGCGGCTACCTTTACAGCTACCACTAGGGGGCACGCTCTGATGGAGTCGTTCTTGTGCTCTGGAGACTGagttagaataaaaaaaataaaacacaaagacaacaaaaaagACTGAACTACACATGTACATCCGCGccagtcagccccccccccaccccccctcgcaGGAACCACGCTGGCTTAGAAAGGGTCAAGCTGAAGGTCAGAACTGGTGAAGCGGCTCCACTTCCTGAAAGCACTGCATATGAGGAAGCTTCCAGCTCTGACTGCATAGGTTGcatttaaatacagtacattgGGTTTCGTTAGCAGGCCCCGATGCTTCCGGGGCGCCAGTAGCGTGTGCTCGTGGGACGAAGGCCGCGGCCGTCGCGAGAGGACGATTGTGGAATTCTCATCTACATTCCATTCTTCGATTCAGCTGTTGAGCTCTTTACCTCTCTCGCTCTGTGCAGATCTGACAGGCGCTGCTTTAAATAAGTCTAACGCTGCCCCATCAGGAGGCCCAGTTTGtgcaataccccccccccgggaaccCTGCCAGGCTGAACGTCTCCCCTCGTTCTTTGCCTTGTGCTGGTCGGGCTCTGAATATAGTCTGTCCTCACAATCTGTGAATTCGGGGAAGGCACGAGGGAGTGTGAGCGGCTTCGTGAAACGGGAAGCGTCCCCGTTTGCGGCGGCACAAGCCCTTGGGGctcacagcggggggggggggggggggcagagcttcaACCGGCCCGGTGGCCAGAGgtcgtgcacacacactttacaaaACACATATGCgggatgccattttttttttttttttttgctttgctgtgatgtcacaggtcACGCTGCGAAAATCGGATTCTTCCGGCACAAAATCTGCTCTAATCCACGAcagaaatacataaaataaaataaaaagacccaAGAGAAAGCAGTGAGAAACAAGAAAAGCCGTTTTTCTTCTGTTGAATTCAACGAGGCGCGCTAAGAAAGGATAACGTGGGGGGTTTGGTGGGAGGTCCTGTCCATGAGAAGGCCGGCAGGGGTTGTGGTGGCGAGGGCGAGGATTTGGAGCGGTCAAGAGTCCTCAGTGCCCGAGTCATCCTCGGCGTAGCAACAGCCCTCGTTCTCACCCTCGTCGTCatcgtcctccagctcctcctcgtcGTAGTAGTCGTCGTATAATAGATTGGAGCCGTCATCGGTGGGCGGGACTAGGGTGCGAACGCAGTACTCGTCCAGCGTGACGGGAACCTTGACGCCGTCCCGCTCTGCGTCAGCTTTGGTGGCCAGGACCTGCTTCctgtgaggaggaaggagcagagatGAGGGGTAAACCCGATCAACACGAATCATcgaggagcggcggcggcgttacCTGATGATCTCGATGTATTCCCGGTCCTTGCCCTTGCTGTCCCTCCACTTGCGATACATGACCGACGCGTCCACGTTGGCCGGGGAGAAGGTGTTGGGCTCGTTCAGCAGAGAAATGACGCTGAGCAGGATGGTCCTGAGAGACGCGCGGACAGGAGAGGACGTTAACGTCCGgaggaggcgagggggggggggggggggggtggaggccAGACGAGTGTATTTGTGGAGACCTTTTCCTTTCCTGCCGCGAGCATTTGTGAAAGTAACAATCGCCCGAATCGTGATATGAAGCGGTGAAGAGGTGGAGCCTGCCGTTTACGCAGCACCTCACCCTCGAGGcattagcagctagcagctagcgcaGCGCAGCGTTCGCGAGCGCAGAAGTAGGTCAGACCGTGTTGCCGCAGCCTCAGATATATTTACTGCCTTCCTTTTCACGAGCGGCTCCTTTCAGAGGCGCTCCGGTCTTCACTGTCGACAGGCTGGTTCCTGTGTGGAGTAActaaatagggggggggggtggtaaggGACCACTGGGTCTATCGTAGGCGTtaacatgtcccccccccccccctcagtaagGACGTCGTCATGTTTTCATCGGTGTccgtttgtcagcaggattacacgTCAGATAAGGGGGCGGATCGTTGATCGCCGATCGATGACACTTGCTCAGCGAGAAAACAGACGAGCGACTTGCACGCTTTCCGGAACGCGACGTTCTACCTGACGTTCTGCGTGGGGTTCCACCGCTCAGAAGCCAACTCCCCGCTCTGAGGGTCGTCCACCGGCGGGTGCAGGATGGAGATGCAGACGTCTCCGTTCTGGTGACACAGGAGAACGAGATAATTCAGGCAGCAGCTCCGTTATCGCCCCCTTCGGGCAGTTTTATCCGTTACCCTCACCGCGAGGACCTCCAGCTCACGGGGAGCGGCAACGAAACCGGGGCGGGGAAACAACTCTTTAATTTGTTACCTCGTAAATGTTGGGGTGCCACATCTTGGTGAGGAAGCGGAAAGCCGGCGGAGAGTACGGGTAGTCGACGGGGAACTTGATCCGAGCCTGAGGGCGAGAAGGGCGGACGGGAGCGATGAGACAGGAACGCAGTTTACCGACACAAAGACGGACAATGAGGACAAAAGTGTGACCCGCTGTCTCAAAAGCACCGGGACAGCAAAGGCCGAGCGAGGCCTCTGCACGCCATTGTGCTGCGAGGCCTCCCCGGGATAAATGAACCCTGAATGCAGGTCTGTACAATTCAGCAGCGACGGGACGGATCGGGAACGTTCTTTACAGGagacggacaaaaaaaaaaaacacggagCCCCGCCGGACGAACGTCCCCGAGGTCAGGCCCGCCGGCTTCCACGGGGACAGAAAGAAACACTTCAATAGCCGTCGCCATGGCGTCGTGGAAAAGCCTTCTGATGTGGCTGAACACGAATGAACTAATGACAGTGTAATGTAATACGAtgtggagggtggggggttgTGGAAGACGTGGGGGTTTGTCCTCCCCAGCTGTCACTGCCAACTGACACAATCCGGCTATCGTGTGTCCTCGCTCTGCGGACCCCACCCCTCCTCGGTCCAGAAGGCGTCCCATCGGAGACCAGGAAGGGGGACGCCGGCTGCACTGATCACACGTCTGTCAGTCATAGCATGGGACCTActgctgacccccccaccccccgctgATCCACACAAGCTGATTCGGCATTGGTGAACTGGCCCCTGCTAAAGTGCAccgataaggggggggggggctcacattGAATAAACGAGGTTATGCTACCATGTATTTATTAGTACTGCTGAGGTCTTGTAGCaccactgcacccccccccccccccccgtctaacACGCCACTA
Proteins encoded in this window:
- the LOC137899041 gene encoding ubiquitin-conjugating enzyme E2 R2-like, which codes for MAQHGHNVASSQKALMLEMKSLQDEPVEGFKITLVDQSDMYNWEVAIFGPPNTHYEGGYFKARIKFPVDYPYSPPAFRFLTKMWHPNIYENGDVCISILHPPVDDPQSGELASERWNPTQNVRTILLSVISLLNEPNTFSPANVDASVMYRKWRDSKGKDREYIEIIRKQVLATKADAERDGVKVPVTLDEYCVRTLVPPTDDGSNLLYDDYYDEEELEDDDDEGENEGCCYAEDDSGTEDS